The Terriglobales bacterium nucleotide sequence GGCGACAACGTCGCGCTGACCATCGAGCTGATCACGCCGGTGGCGATGGAGAAGGGCCTGCGCTTCGCCATCCGCGAGGGCGGCCGCACCGTCGGCGCCGGCACCATCTCGGAGATCATCAAGTAAGGGCGGAAGAGCGGGCGTGAGCGAAGCGGGAGCCCGCAGCCGATATCCCGAGCGAGCGCGTAGCGCGAGTCGAGGGACCTAACAAAGAGAAGGATTGGGAAGTATGCCAAGAGAGATCGTGACGTTGCAGTGCACGGCGTGCAAGGACCGGAACTACTCGACCACCAAGAACAAGAAGACCACGCCGGACCGGCTGGAGTTTTCGAAGTTCTGCAGGAAGTGTCGCAAGCACACACCTCATAAAGAGGTGAAGTAAGGATTGCCGGTCGCCAATCGCCAATCGGCGAGTGGAGATCGGCGATGTACGGAGGGGCGTAAGCTCAACGGCTAAACTGCCGGTCTCCAAAACCGGACTTGGGGGTTCGAATCCCTCCGCCCCTGCCAGAGTTTCGAGGCCCACGGGCCAGGAAGAGAAGTAGATGGCGAAGCCAGCAACACTTATGGACGAGAACAGCGTAGGCGGGCAGATCAAGTCGTGGCCGGAGCGCACCAAGGGCTTCTACACCGACGTGCGCACCGAGATGAAGAAGGTCTCCACGCCTTCGCTCAAGGAAGTGCAGGCGACCACGGTCGTGGTCCTCATCACGGTGGCCATCTTCGGCGTTTTCTTCTGGCTGGTGGATCTCGGCCTGGGGACCATCGTCAACCGCGTGTTCACGTACTTCACGAAATAGCGATGAAGATGACGGAAGAGCTCAACAACCAGGATCCGAACGCGGAAGAGCAGACGGCCGCGCAGGCGCCGAGCCCTTCGGAAGAAGAGACGGCCGCGCAGGCCGCCGCGCCCGCCGAGGGCGAGGAGCCGCGCGCCGATCAGCCCGAAGCGCCCAAGAACCCGAACATGAAGTGGTACATCATCCACTCCTACTCGGGCTTCGAGCGCAAGGTGAAGGAGTCGCTGGAGTCGCGCGTCGCCGCTTTCGGGCTGCAGGAGAAGATCGGCCGCGTCGTCATCCCGACCGAGCCGGTCACCGAGATCCGCAACGGCAAGAAGTACACCATCGAGCGCGCCTTCCTGCCGGGCTACGTGCTGGTGGAGATGGATCTCACCGGCTTCCGTTCGGGCGGTGAAGGCGACCACGTGTGGCACGTCGTGAAATCCACGCCGCGCGTCACCGGGTTCGTCGGCACCGGCAACGACCCGACGCCGCTGAGCGAGGAAGAGGTCAACACCATCGTCTACCGCGTCGCCGTCGGCAAGGACAAGCCGAAGCTGCGCGTCAAGTTCGAGAAGAACGAGTCGGTGAAGATCACCGAGGGCCCGTTCGCCAACTTCACCGGCATCGTCGACGAGGTCAACGAAGACCGCGAGACCCTGAAGGTCATGGTCACCATCTTCGGCCGCGCGACACCGGTCGAGCTGGAGTTCGGGCAGGTCGAGAAGGTCGCGTAACAGGTCTTGCAGTAGCAAGAAATCACGGTAGAGACGGCCTTTTGGCCGTCTCCGAAGAAGAAGAGAAGCGATGGCAAAGAAGGTCACAGGACAAGTCAAGCTCCAGATCGCGGCCGGCAAAGCGACGCCGGCGCCGCCGGTGGGCCCCGCCCTCGGCCAGGCGCAGGTCAACATCATGGAGTTCTGCAAGCAGTTCAACGCCAAGACGAGCCAGAAGGAGCTCGACGGCCTCATCGTGCCGGTGGTGATCACGGTCTACAGCGACCGCTCGTTCACCTTCATCACCAAGACGCCGCCGGCCTCCATCCTGCTCAAGCGCGCCGCGCAGGTCGCCAAGGGTTCTGGCGAGCCCAACAAGCAGAAGGTCGGCTCCGTGACCGAGAAGCAGGTCGCCGAGATCGCCAAGCAGAAGATGCCCGACCTCAACGCCGCCTCGCTCGAAGCCGCCATCAAGTCGGTCAAGGGCACCGCGCGCAGCATGGGCATCGAGGTCGTGGCGTAGCGGTGGAAGAGCGGGCCTTTAGGCCCGCGTCGGGACGTACCCAGGGTTTTGGGGCTTTAGCCCCGGATTCGCAAGCACCACGTCGCGGCGGACTGATGCCCCGAGGTGGGAGAAGGAAGAGCAGATGAGAAAAGCAGGGAAGAACATCACGAAGGCGCGCGAAGCGGTCGGCAACAAGCCGTACACGCTGGAAGCCGCCGTGCCCCTTCTGCAGAAAGTGAAGTTCGCCAAGTTCGACGAGACGGTCGAGGTCACGTTGCGGCTGGGCGTCGACCCGAAACACGCCGACCAGATGGTCCGCGGCACCGTCGTGCTGCCCCACGGCCTGGGCAAGTCGAAGAAAGTCCTGGTCATCGCCTCGGGCGAGAAGGTGCGCGAGGCGCAGGAAGCCGGCGCCGACATCGTCGGCGGCGAAGAGACGGTCGAGAAGATCATGAAGGAGAACTGGGTGGACTACGACGCCGTCGTCGCCACGCCCGACATGATGAAGTCCGTCGGCAAGCTCGGCAAAGTCCTCGGACCGAAGGGCCTGATGCCCAACCCGAAGACCGGCACCGTCACCTTCGACGTCGCCCGCGCCGTGCAGGAAGTCAAGGCCGGCAAGGTGGAGTTCCGCACCGACAAGACCGCGCTCGTCCATGTGCCGGTGGGCAAGATGTCGTTCGACGCTCAGAAGCTCATCGAGAACGCCGAGACGCTCATCAGCAGCGTGATCAAGGCGAAGCCCGCCGCCGCCAAGGGCAAGTACATCAAGGCCGCCTATCTGTCGTCTTCGATGGGCCCGGGCATCGCGCTCGATACTACCGCCGCCGAGAACGCGGCCAAGGGATAGGTTGAGATTCCCGCGCGAAGCGAGGGAACCCAACAGAGTAAGAGATTGAGAAGGGAAGCATAAGAACATGGCCGTTACCAAGGCAAAAAAGACGCAGCAGGTCGAGAAGCTGAGCAAGGACCTGAAGGGCGTGAACAACCTGATCGTCGCCACCTTCGAGAAGCTGACGGTCGAAAAAGATTTCGAGCTGCGCAAGAGCGTCCGCTCGGCCGGCGGCCGCTACGCCGTCGTCAAGAACACGCTCGCGGAGCGCGCGGCCAAGGGCACCGCGATCGAGAACGCGCTGAAAGACCTGAAGGGCGTCACCTCCATCGCCTACACCTCGGGCGACCCGGTCGCGCTCGCCAAGGCGCTCACCAAGTACGCCAAGGACAATCCGGAGTTCAAGTTCAAGACCGGCGTGGTCGAAGGCCGCGCGCTCTCGGTGAAAGAGCTGGAAGCGCTCGCCGCGATGCCGTCGAAGGAAGAGATCTTCTCCAAGCTGCTCTTCCTCATCAACGCGCCGGCGCAGCGCCTGGTGACCGTGATGAACGCCGTCGGCCGCGACATGGCCGTGGTGCTCAACCAGGGCGTGGAGAAGAAAAAGTTCAAGGAGGCGTAAGCCTCCAGGGTTCTGCTGGATCGAGTCGTGCTGGCGGTCCAGCGAAGGGTTCGTCGTTCGTTGTCACGTGTTGCGGCTCCGTTGGTCTGGCGGGGAAGCACTGGAAACGTGGACAAGGGCGGCATGGGACAGCACAACGACAAACTTATTGGGAGAACTGAGATGGCGGACATTCAGCAGTTGGAAGAACAGATCGTAGGGTTGAGCCTGCTCGACGCGGCGCAGCTCGTGAAGAAGCTCGAGGAGCGCCTCGGCGTCTCCGCGGCGGCGGCGGCTCCGGTCATGATGGCCGGCGGCGGCGCGGCGGCGGCGGGCGCGGCTCCGGCGGAGGAGAAGACCGAGTTCACCGTGGTCCTCACCTCCGCGGGCGCCAACAAGATCAACGTGATCAAAGCGGTGCGCGAAGTCACCAGCCTCGGCTTGAAGGAAGCCAAGGACCTGGTCGACGGCGCTCCCAAACCGATCAAGGAAGGCGTCGGCAAGGAAGAGGCGGAGAACATCAAGAAGAAGTTCACCGAAGCCGGCGCGACCGTCGAGGTCAAGTAGCAGTCGGCGGACGCGTGTCCGCTCCGACGTTCGCTCGATCTCGTTGTCCTGAATCCGGGAGGGCGGTGGCCGAATCAAATCTCCACCGCCTTCCAAAGCTCTTTCGCCCCGGGGTGCCGGGGAGTAAGGCCACACACGCGCGGGAAGTCACAGAGCAGGCTGGTCTAAGCGCCTGAAACGGCGCCCGAGGGGAACCTTGTCCCATCGGGCGTGACTGCATTTTTAGAACCAAACCGGGAGCGTCCGCGCGCTCCCGGCCGAAACCAGCCCTGGCGCAAGCCAGGCCGTCCGGCGCGATGCCGGGCGCACGACATAGGAGCCGTTGATGCCGAACAAGAACACTGCCACCCGCGCGCGTCTCGATTTCAGCAAGATCCCGGCGACCATCAAGATCCCGAACCTCATCGAGGTCCAGAAGCGCTCCTACGACCGCTTCCTGCAGATGGACAAGCTGCCGAGCGAGCGCGACGAAGCGGGCTTGCAGAGTGTCTTCCAGTCCGTTTTCCCCATCTCCGACTTCCGCAACGTCTCGCAGCTCGAGTTCGTCGATTACGCCATCGGCAACTGGGAGTGCAAGTGCGGCCACCTCAAGGGGCTGCACCACCTGCGCACCACCTGCAAGAACTGCGGCTCCACCGTCATCACCGACCCGTTCCACTCCGGCGACGTGCTCTGCAACCGCTGCGGCACCTACAACTCCAACACGCCCGACTTCTGCAACAAGTGCGGCGACCCGGTCGGCCTCCAGCTCAAGTACGACATGGCCGAGTGCGAAGAGCGCGGCATGACCTACTCCGCCCCGCTCAAGGTCACCATCCGCCTCACCATCTTCGACAAGGACCCGGAGACCGGCAACAAGACCATCCGCGACATCAAGGAGCAGGAAGTCTTCTTCGGCGACGTGCCGCTCATGACCAACAACGGCACGTTCATCATCAACGGCACCGAGCGCGTCATCGTCTCGCAGCTCCACCGTTCGCCCGGCGTCTTCTTCGAGACCGCCAACAACCGCACCTACTTCCTCGGCAAGATCATCCCCTACCGCGGCTCGTGGGTGGAGTTCGAGTACGACCAGAAGAACATCCTGTACGTCCGCATCGACCGCAAGCGCAAGTTCCTCGGCACCATCTTCCTGCGCGCCCTCGGCCTGCGCTCCGACGAAGACATTTTGCGCACGTTCTATACCGTCGATCGCATCGCCATCAAGAACAAGAAGCTGCACTGGACGCTGGAGCCGGCGGTCGAGCGTCCCACCAACCTGCTCGGCCTGAAGCTGGCGCACTCCATCAAGTCCAAGTCCGGCGAAGAGATCGTCCACTCCGGCCGCAAGATCACGCCTGCCGTGCTCAAGGACATCCAGAAGGCCAAGATCTCGGAGATCGAGATCGACACCACCGACCTCGAAGGCGCCTTCACCGCCGCCGACATCGTCGACACCAGCTCGGGTGAGGTCCTGCTCGAGGCCAACACCGAAGTCACCGCCGACAAGCTCGCCAAGCTCATCGACGCCGGCGTCTCGGAGCTCCACCTGTTCTTCCCCGAGCGCGACGACGTGGGCAACGTGATCTCCGCCACCCTGCGCAAGGACAACGTCAAGACCCCGCAGGAAGCGCTCATCGAGATCTACCGCAAGCTGCGTCCCGGCGACCCGCCGACCCTCGACACCGCCACCGCCCTGTTCCACGGCATGTTCTTCGACCCGCGGAAGTACGACTTCTCGCGCGTCGGCCGCCTCAAGTTCAACATCAAGCTGTTCGAGAACCAGGACGCCACCGGCCTCGACAACCGCACGCTCGAGCCCGACGACTTCTACGCCACCATCCGCTACCTGCTCAAGCTGCGCAAGAACATCGGCACGGTCGACGACATCGATCACCTCGGCAACCGCCGCGTCCGCGCGGTCGGCGAGCTGCTCGAGAACCAGTTCCGCATCGGCCTCGTCCGCATGGAGCGCGCCATCAAGGAAAAGATGAGCGTCTACCAGGAGATGTCGACCGCGATGCCGCACGACCTGGTCAACGCCAAGCCGGTCATGGCCGCCATCCGCGAGTTCTTCGGCTCGTCGCAGCTCTCGCAGTTCATGGACCAGACCAACCCGCTCTCGGAGATCACGCACAAGCGGCGTCTCTCCGCGCTCGGACCGGGCGGCCTCTCGCGCGAACGCGCGGGCTTCGAGGTGCGCGACGTCCACCCCACGCACTACGGACGCATCTGCCCCATCGAGACCCCGGAAGGTCCGAACATCGGCCTCATCTCGTCGCTCTCCTGCTACGCGCGCATCAACGACTACGGCTTCATCGAGTCGCCGTATCGCCGCGTGAAGGGCGCGCGCGTGCTCGACTACGTCACCGTCGTGAACGCCGGCGACTCCGACTACCGCGTCGCCGACCACATCGAGAAGCACGAGGCCGAGAAGGCCAACGCCGACCTCAAGGAGAGCCGCAAGCGCCGCATCGACTTCGAGCCCTTCTCCTTCTATCTCTCCGCCTGGGAGGAGGACCGCCACGTCATCGCGCAGGCCAACATCGAGCTCGACGACAAGGGACGCATCGTCCACGAGCTGGTGAACGCCCGCAAGGCCGGCAACTTCGTCCTCGTCCACCGCGACGAGGTCGACTACGTCGACGTCAGCCCCAAGCAGCTTGTCTCCGTCGCCGCCTCGCTCGTGCCTTTCCTCGAGCACGACGACGCGAACCGCGCGCTCATGGGCGCCAACATGCAGCGCCAGAGCGTTCCGCTGCTCCGCGCCGAAGCGCCGCTCGTCGGCACCGGCATGGAAGGCGTCACCGCGCGCGATTCCGGCGCGGTCGTCCTCGCGCGCCGCTCCGGCATCATCGATTCCGTCGACTCCGAGCGCATCATCGTGCGCGTCGAGGGTGAGCACCACCCCGGCCAGCTCTCGCGCGAGGTCGGCTCCGACATCTACCAGCTCATCAAGTTCAAGCGCTCCAACCAGAACACCTGCATCAACCAGAAGCCCATCGTCAAGAAGGGCGACCGCGTGATGAAGGGCCAGGTCATCGCCGACGGCCCCTGCACCGAGATGGGCGAGCTCGCGCTCGGCCGCAACGTGCTCGTCGCCTTCATGCCCTGGCGCGGCTACAACTTCGAGGACGCCATCCTCATTTCCGAGAAGATGGTGCGCGACGATTACTACACCTCGATCCACATCGAGGAGTTCGAGATCGAAGCGCGCGACACCAAGCTCGGCCCCGAGGAGATCACGCGCGACATCCCCAACGTCAGCGAGAATGCCCTGCGCGATCTCGATGAGTCGGGCGTCATCCGCATCGGCGCCACCGTGAAGCAGGGCGACATCCTGGTGGGCAAGGTCACGCCCAAGGGCGAGACCCAGCTCACGCCGGAAGAGAAGCTGCTGCGCGCCATCTTCGGCGAAAAGGCCGGCGACGTGCGCGACGCCTCGCTCACCTGCCCCCCGGGCATCGAGGGCACCATCGTCGACGTCAAGATTTTCTCCCGCAAGGGCCAGGAGAAGGACGAGCGCGCCAAGGCCATCGAGGCCACGCAGATCGAGAAGCTCGAGAAGAACCTCTCGGACGAGATCCGCATCTTGACCGACGAGCGCCTCAAGCGCCTCGAAGCCATCCTCGGCGGCAAGGAAGCCCAGGCCGACCTGCACGACGAGCGCACCAACAAGCGCCTGCTCACCAAGGGCACGGTCGTCGACCGCGAGACCATCGAGCGCATCTCCACCCGCAACCTCAAGCGCATCAAGTTCGCCGACAAGGACCCGCGCGTCAACGAGCAGATCGACGAGATCGAGGAGATGACCTCGCGCCAGATCGACGTGCTCCGCAAGATCGTCAACGAGAAGATCGAGAAGCTCCGCAAGGGCGATGAGCTGCCCCCGGGCGTCATCAAGCTGGTCAAGATCTACGTCGCCATGAAGCGCAAGCTCTCGGTCGGCGACAAGATGGCCGGCCGCCACGGGAACAAGGGCGTCATCGCCCGCATCCTGCCGGAAGAGGACATGCCCTACCTCGCCGACGGGACGCCCGTCGAGATCGTCCTCAACCCGCTCGGCGTGCCTTCCCGTATGAACGTGGGCCAGATCCTCGAGACGCACCTCGGCTGGGCCGGACACGAGCTCGGCAAGCGCATCTCGCAGCTGCTCGCGGAGAACAACCGCGAGGAGGCCATCCGCCGCGAGCTCAAGCAGATCTACAAGGACTCGGCTTTCCTCGACGTCCTCATGGATCTCGACGACGAGCAGCTGGTCAGCGTGGCCCGCGGCATGAAGCACGGCGCCTACTTCGGCTCGCCCGTCTTCGACGGCGCGCGCGAGAAGGAGATCAAGGGCCTGCTGCGCGAGGCCGGCCTCCCGGAATCCGGCAAGACCGCCCTCTACGACGGCATGACCGGCGACAAGTTCGAGCAGCCCGTCACCGTCGGCTACATCTACATGCTCAAGCTCTCGCACCTGGTCGACGACAAGATCCACGCCCGCTCCATCGGACCGTACTCGCTCATCACCCAGCAGCCGCTGGGCGGCAAGGCGCAGTTCGGCGGACAGCGCTTCGGCGAGATGGAAGTGTGGGCGCTGGAAGCTTACGGCGCCGCCTACATCCTGCAGGAGCTCCTGACCGCCAAGTCCGACGACGTCTATGGCCGCACCAAGATCTACGAGGCCATCGTCAAGGGCGAGGCGGCCATCGAGCCGGGCGTGCCCGAATCGTTCAACGTTCTCATCCGCGAGTTGCAGTCGCTCTGCCTCGACGTCGAGCTCATCAAGACGATGGGCGGCGACGGCCGCAAGCAGGTCGCCAGCGCCGCGGCGGACTAATGGCCAGTGGCCAGTGGTCGGTGGTCAGTGAACACCGCCCAGGTCATGGCTGAAAGGGATCCTGAAGTACCGGCGGTCGCTTCCGACGCCGGTCGCCAGCGATGGCTGGCCACTGGTCACTGACCACTGGCCACTGGAGGCAGGAGGAACACCTTGTACCGTTCGAGCCCATTCGACCTCGGTAATCAGATCGCGGATTTCGACAGCATCCGTATCAGCCTTGCCTCCCCGGAGAAGATCCGGAGCTGGTCGCACGGCGAAGTCACCAAGCCGGAGACGATCAACTACCGCACCTTCAAGCCGGAGCGCGACGGCCTGTTCTGCGCCCGTATCTTCGGGCCGGTCACCGACTGGGAGTGCCTCTGCGGCAAGTACAAGCGCATGAAGCACCGCGGCGTGATCTGCGATAAGTGCGGCGTCGAAGTCACGCTCTCGAAAGTCCGCCGCGAGCGCCTCGGCCACATCGAGCTCGCCTCGCCCTGCTCCCACGTCTGGTTCTTCAAGGGCCTGCCCTCGCGCATCGGCCACCTACTCGATATCTCGCTGCGCGACCTCGAGAGCGTCCTCTACTTCGAGGCCTACGTCGTGGTCGAGCCGGGCGATGCCCCGGTGAAGGACCGCGAGGTCATCCGCGACGAAGCCCAGTTCCGCGAGCTCGACGCGCAGTACCGTCCCACCGGCTTCCGCGCCATGATGGGCGCCGAGGCCATCAAGGAACTCCTGAAGCGCGTCGAGGTGGAAGAGCTCTCCACCGAGCTGCGCGACAAGATGAAGCACGAGCCCTCGCTCCAGAAGCGGCTCAAGTACGCCAAGCGCCTGAAAGTCGTCGAGGCCTTCCGCCGCTCCGGCAACAAGCCGCAGTGGATGATCCTCGACGTCATCCCGGTCATCCCGCCCGAGCTGCGCCCGCTCGTGCCGCTCGATGGCGGCCGCTTTGCCACCTCCGACCTCAACGATCTCTATCGCCGCGTCATCAACCGCAACAACCGGTTGAAGAAGCTGATGGACCTGCACGCCCCCGAGGTCATCGTGCGCAATGAGAAGCGCATGCTGCAGGAGGCGGTCGACGCGCTGTTCGACAACGGTCGCCGCGGCCGCGTGCTGCGGGGCGCCAACAACCGCCCGCTCAAGTCGCTCTCCGACACCCTCAAGGGCAAGCAGGGACGCTTCCGCCAGAACCTGCTCGGCAAGCGTGTCGACTACTCCGGCCGTTCGGTCATCGTCGTCGGTCCCGAGCTCAAGCTCCACCAGTGCGGCCTGCCCAAGAAGATGGCGCTCGAGCTCTTCAAGCCCTTCATCTATCACCGGCTCGAGCAGACCGGGCAGTGCACCACCATCAAGCAGGCGAAGGAGATGGTCGAGCAGCAGGAGCCCATCGTTTGGGACATCCTGGAAGAGGTCATCAAGGACCACCCGGTCCTGCTGAACCGCGCCCCGACCCTCCACCGCCTCGGCATCCAGGCGTTCGAGCCGGTGCTGGTGGAAGGCAAGGCCATCAAGATCCACCCGCTCGTCTGCACGGCGTTCAACGCCGATTTCGACGGCGACCAGATGGCCGTCCACATCCCGCTCTCGCCCGAAGCGCAGATCGAGGCCAGCGTGCTGATGCTCAGCTCGCACAACATCCTGTCGCCCGCGTCGGGACACCCCATCACCGTCCCCACCCAGGACATGGTGCTCGGCCTCTATTACCTGACCAAGTCCAAGCCCGGCGCCAAGGGCGAAGGCCGCGCCTTCGCCAACGTCGACGAGGTCCTGCTCGCGCTCGAGATGGGCGAGGTCGAAACCCTCACGCCCATCCGCCTGCGCTACTCCGGCGAGGTCATCGACCTCACCTCGGCGTACGACGACCAGGACATCGTGCACACCGACCCGGTCAACTTCGACCGCCAGTTCGTCCAGACCACCGTCGGCCGCGCCATCCTCAACGACCACCTGCCCGAGGAGATGCCGTACATCAACGGCCTCCTGAAGAAGAAGGGCGTGGGACAGCTCGTCAACTACTGCTACCTGCGCTTCGGGCTCGAAGTCACCGTGAAGATGCTCGACGGCCTCAAGCAGCTCGGCTTCCTCTACGCCACCCGCTCGGGCCTCTCCATCGGCATCGACGACATGGTCATCCCCGAGCACAAGAAGCAGCTCGTGGGCGCCGCCGATAAGCAGGTCATCGCCGTCCAGCAGCAGTACCTCGACGGCGCCATCACCAACGGCGAGCGCTACAACAAGGTCGTCGAGATCTGGTCGAACGTGACCGAAAAGGTCGCCGACGAGATGTTCGGCGTCATGCAGGAAGCCGACAAGTCCGGCAACATGAACCCCATCTACGTCATGGCCGATTCCGGCGCTCGCGGCTCCAAGCAGCAGATCCGCCAGCTCTCCGGCATGCGCGGCCTGATGGCCAAGCCTTCGGGCGAGATCATCGAGACGCCCATCACGGCGAACTTCCGCGAGGGGCTCACCGTGCTCGAGTACTTCATCTCGACGCACGGCGCGCGCAAGGGCCTGGCCGATACCGCGCTCAAGACCGCCGACTCCGGCTACCTCACCCGCCGCCTCGTCGACGTCGCCCAGGACGTGATCGTCAGCGAGCAGGACTGCGGCACCGTCGACGGCATCTTCGTCGGGTCCATCGTCGAGTCGGGCGAGATCATCGAGCCGCTGCGCGACCGCATCGTCGGCCGCGTCTCGCTCGAGAAGATCAAGGACTACGAAGGCAACGTCATCGTCGACGTCAACCACGAGATCACCGAGGAGCTCGCTTCCGCCATCCAGTCGGCCGGCATCGAGCGCGTCAAGATCCGCTCCGTGCTCACCTGCGAGTCCAAGCGCGGCGTCTGCGTCGC carries:
- the rpoC gene encoding DNA-directed RNA polymerase subunit beta', giving the protein MYRSSPFDLGNQIADFDSIRISLASPEKIRSWSHGEVTKPETINYRTFKPERDGLFCARIFGPVTDWECLCGKYKRMKHRGVICDKCGVEVTLSKVRRERLGHIELASPCSHVWFFKGLPSRIGHLLDISLRDLESVLYFEAYVVVEPGDAPVKDREVIRDEAQFRELDAQYRPTGFRAMMGAEAIKELLKRVEVEELSTELRDKMKHEPSLQKRLKYAKRLKVVEAFRRSGNKPQWMILDVIPVIPPELRPLVPLDGGRFATSDLNDLYRRVINRNNRLKKLMDLHAPEVIVRNEKRMLQEAVDALFDNGRRGRVLRGANNRPLKSLSDTLKGKQGRFRQNLLGKRVDYSGRSVIVVGPELKLHQCGLPKKMALELFKPFIYHRLEQTGQCTTIKQAKEMVEQQEPIVWDILEEVIKDHPVLLNRAPTLHRLGIQAFEPVLVEGKAIKIHPLVCTAFNADFDGDQMAVHIPLSPEAQIEASVLMLSSHNILSPASGHPITVPTQDMVLGLYYLTKSKPGAKGEGRAFANVDEVLLALEMGEVETLTPIRLRYSGEVIDLTSAYDDQDIVHTDPVNFDRQFVQTTVGRAILNDHLPEEMPYINGLLKKKGVGQLVNYCYLRFGLEVTVKMLDGLKQLGFLYATRSGLSIGIDDMVIPEHKKQLVGAADKQVIAVQQQYLDGAITNGERYNKVVEIWSNVTEKVADEMFGVMQEADKSGNMNPIYVMADSGARGSKQQIRQLSGMRGLMAKPSGEIIETPITANFREGLTVLEYFISTHGARKGLADTALKTADSGYLTRRLVDVAQDVIVSEQDCGTVDGIFVGSIVESGEIIEPLRDRIVGRVSLEKIKDYEGNVIVDVNHEITEELASAIQSAGIERVKIRSVLTCESKRGVCVACYGRNLASGRMVELGEATGVIAAQSIGEPGTQLTMRTFHIGGTASRVSEQSRLDAKNNGTVRFINLVTVRSKEGGLVVMNRAGSIAVVDDKGREKERYAVVYGAKIKVEEGSPVQLGQVLVEWDPYTFAILTEIGGTVQFKDLQEGLTLHEEVDEVTGLSRHVVTETPDEKRQPAVVVKGKSTKRYLMPSRAHLMVQDGDTVHPGDVLAKIPRETTKTKDITGGLPRVVELFEARKPRETAVISEIDGAVRFGEISKGMRKIYVTADNGTEKEYSIPRGVHVNVQEGERVRAGEPLMDGPLNPHDILAVLGEKELQAYLVNEIQEVYRLQGVNISDKHIEVIVRQMMRWVKVEDVGDTAFLLEQQVDKFRFREENEKAIQNGGRPATGRPLLLGITKASLSTDSFISAASFQETTRVLTEASIQGAVDHLRGLKENVIVGRLIPAGTGMEYYRNVRLSPELEEAAQKVQEQVSREYEEAERALEMLRAEGETEELAAE